The genomic window CCTTGGAATGGTTCATGGCCCGGCGCACCATCGCCGAACACACCGCCTCAACAGAATCCCGGTTCACGATGCGCTCGGCACCGGATATGTGCTGCTCACGTTTCTGTTCGCCCTCGCCCACTTGCTGCGAGGCACGCATTTTCAAGCTGTAATAATCCATATCACTCGTGAAATTCGTCTTCGCCTTCTACGACAGGCGCGGGTTCACATTCGCCAATCATCTTGATGGCTTCGCAGATGCGGTCGATTTCAGAATCAGTCGTAATGAACGGAGGCATCGTATACACGTAATTGCAGAAAGGCCTGAGCCATACGCCGGTTTCGCGAATCACGCGCAGAATGTCGTCTGCGGAAGGTTTTGCCTTGAGTTCCAAGACACCAATCGCGCCAAGAACACGCACGTCCGCCGCATTTTCAAGCGCACGGAGCGGCTCCAGGTTCGCGCGGAGGCGTTTTTCAATTCGAGCGACACTAGCTTCGTAATCGCGACTTTCGAACAGCGAAAGCGAAGCAATTCCTGCGGCACAAGCGAGCGGGTTCGCCATGTAGGTGGGACCATGCATGAATGCAGGAATCTTGCTGTTCGTAATCGTTTCGGCGACCTTCTCGGACGCAACACAGGCCGCCATCGTAATGCTTCCGCCCGTGAGCGCCTTGCCAATGCACATAATGTCGGGCTTTATCCCCACATGCATCATCGCAAAGCGCGGCCCCGTGCGGTAAAAACCAGCGGCAATTTCGTCTAGAATCAACAAGATACCGTAACGGTCGCAAAGTTCGCGAAGTGCCTTCAAGTAACCCGCATTGTAAAGCCACATGCCGTTTCCGCCCTGAAACACGGGTTCGCAAATCACGGCAGCGATTTCACCCTTATGTTCTTCGACAACGCGCTCCATCGAAGCGAAATCCATCGTATTCCACGCCTCGTCAAAGCGGCAGTTCGGGCGTTCCGCAAAATAATGATGCGGCATGATTCCGCGGAAAAGCGTATGCATTCCGTCAGGGTCAGAAAGCGCCATCGCGCCTGCGGTATCGCCGTGGTAGCCGCCCTTCAAGGCGACCAACTTGCAGCGCTCCGGATGTCCGAGGGAATACTGGTACTGCACCGCCATCTTGGCGCTGCATTCCACGGCAATGCTTCCCGAGTCCGCAAAGAAAATTTTATTCAATCCTTCGGGCAAAAAGTTCACCAGCTTTTCGCCCAACTCAATCGCGGGTTCATGCGTAAAACCGCCGAACATCACGTGGCACATTTTTTCACTTTGTTTCTGAATCGCTTCTACGATTTCAGGGGCGTTATGCCCATGCGCCATGCACCACCAACTCGATACAGCATCAATTAATTTCAGACCATCGGCTGTTTCAATCGTCGTTCCATGAGCGGATTTTGCCAAGAACCTGGCCGGAGTATTTTTCAGCGCCGCATATGGATGCCACAAATGCTCGCTATCAAAATCTAAAAGTCTTTTCATCCGCGCCCAAATATAGAAAAATACTATATCGCCATCGACGCGCTAACATAGGTAATGCGGTTTACTCCAGGTACACAACCTCACCCATTTGCGGCATGAGCACAGGCTTGCCCGATTCCTGGGCGGCGCGTTTCGCATTTTCCAGCGGTTCCGTGTACGAATGCTTGCTCAGGCAGAACTTGGAATGGTGAACCGTCATGTAGCGGTTCGCGCCTAGTTCCACCATTTCCTTGCCCAGGTATTCCGGCATAGTGTGGATAAGCGACCAATCCTTGTCGTACTGCCCATTTTCAAGAATCGCCAAATCGATGTCGGTAAATTTCTTTCCGATTTTCTCGAAGTGCGGGCCGTAACCCGTATCGCCGCCAATCCAAACGGTGCGCTTAGGAGACTTGAAGGCGAATGATGCCCACAGGGTCTTGTTCTGGTGAAGGTCGCGGCCCGAAAAATGCCTTGCCGGAGTCGCCGTCACGTTAAAGCCTTCGCCCAAGTCAACAGATTCCCACCAGTCGAGTTCCGTAAGTTTTTCAACGGGATACTTCCAGTATTCAAAATGCTCGCCCACGCCGAGGCCGGTCACCACGTGCTTTACGCGAGGTTCCAGTTCCGTCACCACCCGGTAATCCAAGTGGTCCCAGTGGTCGTGCGAAATCACCAGGTAGTCAATATCCGGCATGTCAGCGGGCTTGTAGACGTCCGTTCCCTTGAACATCTTGTTCACGAAACTCACCGGCGAACCCTGGTAAAAAACCGGGTCCACCAGCACTTTCTTTCCGGATAAATTAAGCAGGTACGAGGAATGTCCGAACCACACAATCCAATCGCGGTCCTGCGGTAGCGACTTCAGGTCCGTCTTGATGACGTTCAATGCGGTGTCGGGAACGGTCTGACTCTTGTCTCCGAACAGGAAATCCTTCCAAACGGCAAATACGCTCCTGTCGCCCGTCATGGTGACGGTTTCTACCTCGTTCATGAACTGCTTTCCGTCGTAATGCGGTGACTGTTTGATGCGTTCAAGGCGTTTGCCTTGCGGAATACGCCCAAATTTTGCCTGGTTCAGGAATAGCACGCCAGCGGCTCCTAAAATAAAAAGGATCGATAAAATAATCGCCGTAATCATGAGTTTTTTATCCTTTCTAAAACGCAAGCGAATCCTCCCTCTATCGTATAAAGTTCGTGAAGATTTTCTTTTCGGCTACGGGCTGTTCAACACCCGCTTTCTTGCCCGCTTCGATGCTCTTCAGAATCCACGCCATGTTGCGGCCCAGTTCCTTCATAATCTGCACGCCTTCCTCGTCCTTCAGCACATCTTCGGGACTAGAACCGTGAACCATGTTCCAGTAGCGCGAAGCCACCATGGGTTGCTGCGCAAATGCCGGATACTTGTTCAGTGCATCGAGAGTAGCGCTCGTCCCTGCACGGCGGGCAG from Fibrobacter sp. UWB15 includes these protein-coding regions:
- the bioA gene encoding adenosylmethionine--8-amino-7-oxononanoate transaminase, with protein sequence MKRLLDFDSEHLWHPYAALKNTPARFLAKSAHGTTIETADGLKLIDAVSSWWCMAHGHNAPEIVEAIQKQSEKMCHVMFGGFTHEPAIELGEKLVNFLPEGLNKIFFADSGSIAVECSAKMAVQYQYSLGHPERCKLVALKGGYHGDTAGAMALSDPDGMHTLFRGIMPHHYFAERPNCRFDEAWNTMDFASMERVVEEHKGEIAAVICEPVFQGGNGMWLYNAGYLKALRELCDRYGILLILDEIAAGFYRTGPRFAMMHVGIKPDIMCIGKALTGGSITMAACVASEKVAETITNSKIPAFMHGPTYMANPLACAAGIASLSLFESRDYEASVARIEKRLRANLEPLRALENAADVRVLGAIGVLELKAKPSADDILRVIRETGVWLRPFCNYVYTMPPFITTDSEIDRICEAIKMIGECEPAPVVEGEDEFHE
- a CDS encoding MBL fold metallo-hydrolase; translation: MITAIILSILFILGAAGVLFLNQAKFGRIPQGKRLERIKQSPHYDGKQFMNEVETVTMTGDRSVFAVWKDFLFGDKSQTVPDTALNVIKTDLKSLPQDRDWIVWFGHSSYLLNLSGKKVLVDPVFYQGSPVSFVNKMFKGTDVYKPADMPDIDYLVISHDHWDHLDYRVVTELEPRVKHVVTGLGVGEHFEYWKYPVEKLTELDWWESVDLGEGFNVTATPARHFSGRDLHQNKTLWASFAFKSPKRTVWIGGDTGYGPHFEKIGKKFTDIDLAILENGQYDKDWSLIHTMPEYLGKEMVELGANRYMTVHHSKFCLSKHSYTEPLENAKRAAQESGKPVLMPQMGEVVYLE